AGCactaggtttatttatttattgttatatatattgcAGTAACCCCAAAATAGTATGCTATAGAACTGTGTCAAAACATTCAGTTTCAATAGACAAACCGAAACAGCCATCTAAATGGAATTTACAACATTAATAGAGATGATTGTTGGTTTGTAGCACATGTATGTTTTTTattcatcatcatttttttttttttaattatgctAGAGGTTGGTAAGAACTAAAAGATTAGCAGCCTCCCAATTTGTTTATAGAATAGTTATACTTTTGCTTATTCTTCTAATTTCTACAATAAACTACAGAACATATTTTTAACCATAAATATTATCACAACTaggttcataaaaaataaaaaaataaaaaaataaaaaaaattgaagaagattTTTTAAAGAACTCTATAATTTGGTACACCAAAAGGAAAATTGCTATGAAATTTAGtctataataaattataaatgtttttagaaaaatttaaaaagaatatcAAGTTCTATATTGAAAGATGATTGTTTTGAAATATATTGAGAACCATTGAGTTATCTATTGTATCTctccttttatttatattttgttaatgtaGGCGTAAGGGCCCAGAATCATACATTGGGTCTTGGGCTTTGTCCGAGGACGTTGGATGATCCGAGGAGAAACAAATAGTTATtagaaattacaatttaaagTCTCATGAGTAAGGAACGAATGGAAGATAGTCCGAGGAGGAGAAGCTCCAATGATAGGAACgtgcctcatgaacatacgagaaggaagaaaacccaaaaatatctaagggaaggCTGCCACCATCACATTAAATGCACAGCAGCTACTTTtttggccgcatttatgtggagaaaacttttgaacagtgttgtcttggccaccacaactcacagaaaaccaGAGGGGGTGTCTAATGGGATGGGTACTCAAGTAGAagctcagatgatcaacaagtataAGACCAAGATGACccaaagggagctatataatgtgagagactcTCCATAAGAAGGGGAtcagaaaaatagagatagagcactgtagcaatctaaattatCTTTGTATCCATCTGTAATTAACTTATGCAAGGGTGACCTCCTCGGACTAAAAGTCtattaaaatcaaaatctctTAATTGTGTTTAATTGTCATTCAATTCAGTATCATCTGTTGTTCAgttcattagggcctagttcttcaacccactctctacaaatttattgtattgggctcattgggccaatATCTCATATGTTTTGGGCTTGGATTGTAAATCGAgaccttacaattggcgccgtttgtggggagAACTTGTGTGATAGTGAAAACAACGGTCAACTATGGTAGTTTCAAGTCCACACCAGACAGAATCCATAGCATCTCAATGTGAAAATCCTTTCACTAACCTTGGGCATAGGAGAGATCAAGAGGGCAGCGTGCACACTATGCATACAAGCAAAAGCCACTCTCGAATTGGGAATCACGTCTCTTAAGAGCAACATAATAAAGCCATGCAAAGGGAAATCGACCatctaaagaagaaattacGCCATACACAATGAAAACGAACTCCCACCCCATTAATTCCTCTTCCTACAACAAGAAGGATAGTGGTTATTGACATAGATCAAGGACTTCTCTTAGTGAATCCTTCTCATATGAAGAGGAGCACCACTGTGAATGCAAATGCAAGAGCCCGACTCAAAGAGGGCTGGGAAATGATGCGATGAGCAAAGCCTTGAACCAGATTTCTAAGTCACCCTTCATGTATAGGATTGAAAGGGCAATTCTTCCTCGGCGTTTCCATTGGCCAACATTCACCATCTATAATGGGCGAACAGACCCGGTGGAGCATGTAAGCCATTTCAGTCAAAGAATGGCTGTCTATTCTAAGGACAaagccttgatgtgcaaggtgttcccaTCCAGTTTAGGACccgtggcgatgagatggttcgacGGCCTGAGGACAGATTATATAGATTCCTTCAAGGAGCTCACTCGGGCATTTGGCTCTCATTTTATCACATGTACCAAGGTCCCTCGACCCTTAGACTCCCTACTGTCTTTGTCCATGTGAGAAGGGAAGACCCTGAAAACATACTCGGACAAGTACTaggagatgttcaatgagatagatggtAACTTTGATAACGTCATCATCAGTACTTTCAAGAACGGCCTCCCAACCGAGCATGGTTTAAGGAAGTCCCTAACAGGAAAACCTGTCACCAACTTGCGTCAGCTCATAGACCGGattgacaagtataaaagggttgaGGAAGACCAGCAACTGGGTAAAGAAAAGGCTAAAGTTATCTCTCAGGAGATGAGAGATTTCAAGTTGGACCGATTCAATAACAACTGACCTCAGAGAGATTTTGCTGGACAATTAGGGTCTACCAACACCCAGACCGTTAATGTAGTATTTCGAGAACCAATGCATCAGGTTCTAGAGAAGATTAAGAGCGAGCCActcttcaaatggccaaacaagatggctgGAAACCCCATGAGACGCAACCAGAGCCTTTATTGCCAATATCATCAGGACCAAGGGCACACTATAGAAGACTGCAAGTATTTGTGGGACCATTTGGACTAGTTGttccgagaagggaagttgaagCAGCTGCTGCACCATTCTAGTGGCCAAACGGAGAAGACAAGTTCGGATCCCCGAAGAGATGCTTCTTTAAGACCTCTTCTGGGGACGATCAATGTCATTTTCGCTACCCCCGGTAGGACCGGTTCTTGTCCCTCTAGAGTGATGTCTGTGGCTCAACTATCCACTGAAAACAGCAATTCAAAGCCAAAAAGAGCTAGAATAGAGGCCCCACTGGTTCTGGCTTCTCAGCTGACGATAAGATTGAAACTATCTAACCTCATGACGATGCTTTAGTGGTCACACTCAAGATAGGGGGGTATGATGTGAATAGAGTGTTGGTAGACCAGGGAAGTACTGTCAAGATAATGTACCCCaacctatacaaggggctgaatttGAAACCCGAGGACCTAACGGCATACGATTCTCCTCTAGTAAGTTTCAAGGGGAAAACTGTTACTCCAAAAGGTTAGATTAAACTACCCATACAGACCAGTTCGAATGTGGTGGAAGTGGACTTCATTATGGTGGATGCTTATTCACCTTACACGGCTATTGTGgctagaccttggcttcatgccttAGAAGTTGTCTCTTCTACCTtgcaccaaaaggtgaagtatCTATCCGATGGCCAGGTTAAAGAGATTGTAGGGAATCAGTCCATGGCTAAGTAGTGCATGGTGGCTGCCATCTTACATAGGCCCAATGCTGAGTCCTCGGCCTCTGCAGAAAATgacttatagcaatcaagaaCTCCGGTATTGCCCAATAATGGATCAACCGAGGAAACGAAGTGCAAAGATTTAGAAAAGATCATTGTTGTTGATGATCCAGAGAAGTTCTTCCAGGTCGGCTCCCAACTACCTCCCCAAGAGAGAAAAGAGCTAATTGAGTTCCTTAGAAAAAATGTGGATGTATTCACGTGGAGTGCCTATGAAGCTCCGGGGGTGAACCCAAACTTCATTTGACACCATTTGAATGTCAATCCATCTATTACCCCCAAAAAACAACCTCCTCGATGCTCATCTAGAGATCATTCTGATGCTGTCAAAGATGAGGTGACAAAGCTTAAGcaagcaggggctatcaaggaagttttctaccatgaatggctggccaatactgtggtagtgaagaaaaaaaatgggaaatggCGAGTATATATGGATTTCACAGATTTAAACAGGGCTTGCCTAAAAGATCCCTTCCCTATGCCTTAAATAGACCAGCTAGTGGATGCCACTATTGGCCATCCTCGAATGAGTTTCTTAGATGtctttcaaggataccatcaaataccactagcccTAGATGACCAGGAGAAGACAGCCTTTGTCACTCCCACTAGAAACAACCATTACaaagtaatgccctttggcttgaaaaatgcaggatctacttatcaaaggatgatgactaagATGTTTGAGCCACAGTTGGGCAAGAGTATCGAGGtatatatagacgacatggtgaTCAAGAGCAAAGTGGCGTCTAAGCACGTGGGAGACCtcgaaaatatttttgaaattctgaggGAACACAAGCTACGCCTTAACGCTTCCAAGTGCTCTTTTGGTGTGGGGTCAGGCAAGTTTCTAAGCTATATGGTGACTCACCGGGGAATCGAGGTTTATCTCGACCATATTAAGGTAATAAACAATCTACAaccacctcggaatccaaaGGAAGTTCAGAAACTAACCAGAATAACTGCTGCCTTAAACCGATTTATCTCCCGGTCCGCGGATAGATGCAAACCCTTCTTCCTGTTGatgaataaatggaagggatttgagtggaccGAGGAATGTGTTTTAGCTTTCCAACAGCTTAAGGAATATCTCTCTcatccacctatcatgtccagccctgaggttGATGAAATTCTATTTGCTTACATTGTTGTGGCCCATCATGCCGTGAGTTTAGTATTGATACGAGTTGACAGTGGCATACAACGGCCAGTTTACTACGTGAGcaagtcactacatgaggccgaggttcGTTACCTACCATTAGAGAAAGCCATCCTGGCAGTAGTGCATGGTACgcgaaagcttccccattacttccaagcacagTTGTCGTCCTAACTTAGCTTCCACTCAAGgccatacttagaagtgctgatTACACggggaggattgctaaatggggcatAATTCTGGGGGCTTTTTACATCAAATACATACCTCGTACTTTTGTCAAGGGCCAGGTCCTTGCAGACCTAGTGGCCGAGTTCACTGAACCCCTATCAGAAGAAGTAGCAATAACAcaaaacatggatggaaaatcggttggcacaatctcCCTGCAAGACCCTTTATTCTGGAAGGTATACATTGATGGTGCTGGAGTGGGACTAGTTCTGGCCTCACCTGAAAGGCTCATCATCGAGAAATCATTAAGATTGGGTTTTTCGGCCACAAATAATGAGGCTGAATATGAAGCTTTACTGGAGGGAATGTCCATGGTTCAAAGAATGGGAAGAAAGGTAGTAAAGATGTTCTTAGACTTGAGGCTAGTCGTCGGCCAGGTGAAGGGCAAACAAGAAGCAAGAGATGAGAGAATGCAAGGGTATTTAAGCCAGGTTAGGCATTTGCAATCAGGATTTAAATCCTTCAGCCTATCGCACGTCCCCAGGAGTGGAAACACACATGCCAATTCCCTAGCCACGCTTGCAACCTCCTCAGGGCAGAGCTTACCTCGAGTTATCCTTATAGAAGACTTGCGCAAACCCACAAAGGTAAAGGGAAAAGTGGTTCATGTTCACCAAGTCAGAGTATGgcctagttggatggatcccatagtaCTATACCTGAGAAAGGACATCTTACCGAAAGACAAATCAGAAGCTGATAAGGTCAGGAGAAAGATGCCACATTTCTAGCTGTCCGAGGATCAAAAATTCGTACAAATGCTTTTTTTTCTGGGCCATATCTACTCTGCATCCATCCTGAGGCATCAGAACTACTCCTcgaggagttacatgaagggtttgtggaagccacacaggaggTAGGTCTTTGTCTCACAAAGCCATCACTCAGGGCTACTAGTAgccaaatatgcagaaagaagcacaaaagtatgtgaagaagtgtgatcaatgccagaGATTTGTACCAAACATACACCAGCTAGGAAGAGTTCTTAACGCTCTATCCAGCCCCTGGCCATTTGCTCAATAGGGCTTAGATATAGTTGACCATTTCCCCAAAGTAGTAGGGAACAAGAGGTATATGCTGGTCGGCACTAActatttcactaaatgggttgaagctgaaccttTAGCAAACATCAAAGATGTGGACACTAAgaattttgtttggaaaaatattgttaccCGATTCGGGGTCTGTCACTCCCTTATCTTGGACAATGGTCTTTAGTTTGATAGTAAGTCCTTCAGGAGATACTGTTGTGAATTAGGAATTACAAACAGATATTCTACCCCAGCTTATCCCCAGAGGAATGGACAAGTCGAggctgttaacaaggtcatagtgaacggattCAAGAAGATGTTGGATGATgcgaagggaagatgggtggaagaactgccaCATGTCCTGTAGACGTATCAAACCACACCTCGTAGATCAATAGGGAAGACCTCCTTTTCGATGACTAATGGAGCCGAGGCTGTTATTCCTTTAGAAATGGACTTTCCCATGCTAAAGACCAGCTCATTCAGTCCAAGCAGTAACAATGAGTTGCTAGAAAAGAGCTTAGATCTtattaaagaaagaagagaaagtgcaatggtccaattggcatactaccaacataaactcaagcaaggttatgatgccaaGGTAAAACTAAAGCCACTAGTGCCTGGTGACTTGGTATTAAGGAAAGTTCTGGGCACTACAAAAAACCCAGCATGAGGAAAGTTATGACCCAATTAGGAaggaccatatcgcatcacctccGTGGCTGGTATAGGGGCATATTTTCTAgaagatctagatgaaaatGTAATACCACGCCcgtggaatgtaaacaacctgaaaaggtattattattaatgaaagtccTTTTTTGTCAACATGTTTGTTTATTAAAGGCATTATACTTCCTATTATTCAgtctttataagtgttaaacagatccCAAGGCATGTCAAGTCTCTCGAACCACATACTTGGGTGAAATTAACTTTCATTGgcatttttataagtgttaaacagatccCAAGGCATGTCAGGTTTCTCGAACCACGTACTTGGATGAAATTAACTTTCATtggcatctttataagtgttaaacagatccCAAGGCATGTCAGgtctctcggaccacatacttgggTGAAATTAACCCTCATTGGCATCTttataaatgttaaacagaTCCCAAGGCATGTCAGGTCTCTTGAACCACATACTTAGGTGAAATTAACACCCATTGGCATCTCTTACTAAACTTCAGAATAGATCCAGAATTATGCACAACCCCTCGGACTGATGATTTTGAATGAGTCATTTCACTGTGCAAGCATGGGGTAAATCTCTTTGTCACTAATACATAATTGTTTCCGGTTTTTATTAAAGTTAGAATAGCAACAATTCAATACTATTTATGACAGTAATAAGCTTCGAAACACACAACAATAAAGGTACaagagattaaaagaaaaacacttttCATTCAACAAAAAGGGAATATATTATCTGAGGGCATAATGCCAttacaaaagtttaaaataaaaaaaaaataaaaaaataaaaaaaaggtggggGGCTACGAAAGAAAATCCTACATCTGGGAGTCTAGGCCCTGTTTTGGAGAGGGTCTTTCTTAGGATCAGTAGCCTTGGAATGGACATCGTCAGTTTTGGACTTAAACTAAGCATCCTTGGCCTGGGAGACCACATCCCTAATTGTGAGGGAGTCCTCGGAGGACTTATCCTTCATTGGTGGCTGAGCTTCCTTACCCACTCTAGGCCCTTCAGTAACTTTGGCATCAGGAAAGGGAGCCTAGGTAGAAAGGAGCTACTCGAGAGGAGGTTCCGACTTAGGGATTTCTCTAATATCCTCTAGGAAGAAGATATTCTCGTCCCTCCTTAGCTCGAAGTCTGCAGGGACTCCCGCCCAATCCATTGCCACTCCCCAGGACTCGGTGCAGTAGTCCCTGCATACTACAGCCACCTCCTCTGATAGCCACGCCTCCATATCCTACACCCCACATTCGTAGGATGCCTTCATTGAGGCCTCAGCGGCTTCTTTGGCCACCCGAGCTGCGTCTTTGACTTTCTGCAACTCTGCCTTGAGGTCCAAAATAGATTGTTTCTCGGTGGCCAAGTTTATCTTTGTAATATGCAGCTGCTATCGCATATCCTCGGCTTGCCTCTCCGTGGTCTTTAAACCCGCCTCAGCACTCTAACGAGCCTGGATAGCTTCCTTGAGCTTCTCAAACAACCCCGCCTGTTCTTGTTTGAGGGCTCCAAGAGCCTTCTCAATTTCAATTTGGGAGTTAGCCTCAGCCCTAACCTCATCACGGGCGTTCCTAACCCACTCCTCAGCTACATATACTTGTTGAGTAACCTGCATAAAAATGGCAAAGGGGTTATGAAAGTAAATGCATATATGAACGAACATATGGGGCTTAGTATTTAGCGAAGAGGGATGTTGGTTAGCTTACCATTGCAAGATCCCTCTTCAATGACATGAAGAGATCTGGTTGCTTGGTGCGCCTAAGGCCCTCCATGTCTCGGGGGAGGAGGAGAGGTTGCTCCAAAGCCTCGACGAGGTAAGTGGCATACCCCCTCTAAGACTCCCAAATCAAAGCGTCCCAACTAATGGGAGCACCATCCATCTCCAGCCAAGGGGCCTAAGTGCACTGCCCTCAACGTATTTCGGCTTCGTCTCGGTTGTCTACCGACTTGGCCCTCTTGTCCTTAGGGTCCTTGGACTTCTTCTGCTGCTTGGCGCCCTTTTGAGGTGCCACCTTACCTTCCTCCAAGTCCTCTGCTGGCCTCTTCTTCCTTAAATCCAGAATGTCTTTCAGTCCGAGGTCAGTAAGGAGTGAGGGGGGAGGAAGAGGAAGGTTAGGAGCAACCTAGGTCTTAGGGGCTTCTTTAGAAGTTTGTCCCTTGTTCCTACTGGCCATCAGACCCTTTAAACCCGTCCTTTGCTTCAAATTCATGCTTTCTCATTCCTTAAAACTAGTGTCTGGCCGAGCGACTATTAATCTGGGATAATGGACTATAGAAAACCTATCAGACTCGGTCTCGAAATCCAAGAGCTCGACAGGCCTTTCTAGAGCCCCTTCCTCTTCTCCAAAGTGGAACTAGTCGATCTCAGCGTCTGAAGAATGGCGAGACGAGGCCAACTCCTCTCTTAGAGTAGCTACTTACTGAAGAACGTGTTGGGGTGGCAACACAACCGGGGGAAGATCTCTCCAAGCCAAAAATCCTGGCTTGGATACGTTTATGTGGTTCAACCTAAAGTCGCCAGCTCTTATCGCCTGCCCCACGTCCTGGAATTGATGAGACAAAGGCTCGTAATCTAAAATCAAATGAGCAGCTCTTAATTGTATGTCTTCCCCTATGAATACTTCAAACGTTAGCAACTTGTTAAGACCTGGTACGTTAACAAAACTTAGTCTCGGAGTGACGTGGTTTTTAGCTGCAAAAAGCATCCGAGAAGAAGATTACGGTTAGATCAATTGAGACTATTATCCGAGAAGATGAAATGTTAAGGCaggttaaaaataataataaaaataagagagcTAAAATCCCCTGCCAAAGAGATTGATCCTAGAGGTACCCCACCTGGCTCTCTCGCCCGAGTTGGGAAATGAAGATCATTGTTCCACTCCCTAAAGACAATCAAGTAGTCATCCTTCATGCCCTTATTAGACTTGGGGAGACAAGATATCAACCTGACGACCTTAGACTGGGACTTAAGATAGTATCTGGTGCCGGCGAGCTTGTGGCACTCGTACTGGTGAACCACATCATGCCACGTGAGCCCTAAGCCCATCTGCTCGTTGAAAGCGTCCACGCAGCCCAAGACCCTAAATAGGTTAGGGGCGCATTGATAGGGGGTCAATCTGTGGTTAATCAGGTAGTCCCTAGTTATCCTACCCATGAGAAGCGTCATTCCTCCCtttatgaaagcaatcatgggaatgacgacTTGACCCACCTCTCTGTTAGTAAGTATTCGGTCTGGAGGACAATATTCTAAAACCACCCCCCGTGGGATATGGTATTTGGCCCTAAAACCCTCCATACCGGTCGGTGAGTCTACTAAGtgcttgaatctacccatctaatTAAACAGAAATGACGTGGAGAAAGGCTTCTAAAAAAGAAAGGCCGAGGAGAAGGccgagaagaaaaagaagaatataaagaaataaagactTATGGGAACAAGTATGCTAATCTCTGAGACTTTTAGAAAGATTTTCGAAGACTTCTTACAAGAAAGAGTTGTGAAGACTCAAGAGTTTAGAGTGTTTTGTGAGACAGGGCGTTAGAATTCTCTAGAGAACTAGAAGATTTGTgaagtaaagaagaaaatgagttCCCTCAAGACTTTATATAGAGGGAGAAAATAAGTGGGAATACTCCCCCTCAAAATTCTAGGAAAAATGTCAACCATTGGATTGGCGCCTCATCATTGGATATGAGGAACATAAAGCCgcctaaaataattaatattgcCTCGTGGGCTACAAAATGTCAGTAGCAATTATAAGGCGTGTAAAACCGCACTCCCGCACGTGTGAATCAAGAAATCAGTTGGTCTTATCTcctaaaaatcaaaaccccactttttctcCTCGAATGAGAGGAAAAACcgggattttgaggggctattgtaggggtaagGACCCAGAATCATACATTGGGTCTTGGGCTTTGTCCGAGGATGTTGGATGATCCGAGGAGGAACAAATAGTTATtagaaatcacaatttaaaatcTCATGAGTAAGGAACGAATGGAAGATAGTCcaaggaggaactcctcctcagATATGATGAACGCAGTTCAAGTATGTACTCCAGCAATTAGAGTGACCCTCCAAGAAGCTCCAATGATAGGGATGTACCTCATGAACATatgagaaggaaggaaacccaaaaatatctaagggaaggctgtcaccaccacattaaatgtactgcagctacttttctggacgcatttatgtggagaaaacctCTAAACAATACTGCCTTAgccaccacaactcacaaaaagctagagagggtgtctgatgggatgggtACTCAAGTAGGagctcagatgatcaacaagtgtaagaccAAGATGACccaaagggagctatataatgtgagagactcTCCATAAGAAGAGGATCGGAAAAATAGAGATAGAGCattgtagcaatctaaattatCTTTGTATCCATCTGTGATTAACTTATACAAGGGTGACCTCCTTGGACTGAAAGTCtattaaaatcaaaatctcttatttgtgtttaattgtCATTCAATTCAGTATCATCCGTTGTTTAGTTCATTAAAGCCTAGTTCATcgactcactctctacaaatatattgtattgggctcattgggccaatatcccatacattttgggcttagACTGTAAATCGAGACCCTACAGTTAACATTTAGTACATATTAGCTTTATCTGTTATGTATTAATTTAGTCTTGAATCTTAATATATcatttattcttaaatttcaaaaaaatttattcatgcTTTGTCCACCatgaaaaaa
The DNA window shown above is from Quercus lobata isolate SW786 chromosome 7, ValleyOak3.0 Primary Assembly, whole genome shotgun sequence and carries:
- the LOC115951734 gene encoding uncharacterized protein LOC115951734; translation: MVIKSKVASKHVGDLENIFEILREHKLRLNASKCSFGVGSGKFLSYMVTHRGIEVYLDHIKVINNLQPPRNPKEVQKLTRITAALNRFISRSADRCKPFFLLMNKWKGFEWTEECVLAFQQLKEYLSHPPIMSSPEVDEILFAYIVVAHHAVSLVLIRVDSGIQRPVYYVSKSLHEAELPLKAILRSADYTGRIAKWGIILGAFYIKYIPRTFVKGQVLADLVAEFTEPLSEEVAITQNMDGKSVGTISLQDPLFWKVYIDGAGVGLVLASPERLIIEKSLRLGFSATNNEAEYEALLEGMSMVQRMGRKVVKMFLDLRLVVGQVKGKQEARDERMQGYLSQVRHLQSGFKSFSLSHVPRSGNTHANSLATLATSSGQSLPRVILIEDLRKPTKVKGKVVHVHQVRVWPSWMDPIVLYLRKDILPKDKSEADKVRRKMPHF